A window from Citrus sinensis cultivar Valencia sweet orange chromosome 3, DVS_A1.0, whole genome shotgun sequence encodes these proteins:
- the LOC102611943 gene encoding transcription factor UPBEAT1: MGIVSSPLLDLKSIIQGNDKEKCKLSESLRNKVLEAQAKRGSSSWQVRKKRVTRKNGHIKTRRILMKKRARLEGSRIPATVIEKKVKTLKKLIPNGEPLGLAGLFRETADYILALQMRVKVMQIMVNVLTGSEE, from the coding sequence ATGGGAATTGTTTCTTCACCTCTTCTTGATTTGAAGAGCATCATTCAAGGAAATGACAAGGAAAAGTGTAAGTTGAGTGAGTCTTTGCGGAACAAAGTTTTGGAAGCGCAAGCCAAGAGAGGATCGTCATCATGGCAAGTGAGGAAAAAAAGAGTTACTCGGAAAAACGGACACATCAAAACCAGAAGGATTTTGATGAAGAAGAGAGCTCGTTTGGAAGGTTCTAGAATACCTGCTACCGTGATCGAAAAGAAGGTCAAGACCCTGAAGAAGCTTATTCCAAACGGCGAGCCATTGGGATTAGCTGGGCTGTTCAGAGAAACTGCTGATTACATTTTGGCTTTGCAAATGAGAGTAAAGGTCATGCAGATTATGGTCAATGTATTGACAGGTTCTGAGGAGTGA
- the LOC102612245 gene encoding WRKY transcription factor 23 codes for MERKEVTKTKNHNNMGSSPFADHLSTGSQLRGVFDLYEGEKGSLGFMELLGVQDFGSSSPPSSSLFDMVQFQAQNQVPSKGASASSTVNVTKIECSELLNQPATPNSSSISSASSEALNDEQVKVEEHVHDEQNQQKTKKQLKPKKTNQKRQREPRFAFMTKSEVDHLEDGYRWRKYGQKAVKDSPFPRSYYRCTSASCNVKKRVERSYTDPSIVVTTYEGQHNHPSPLLPRPTLGGVPHAGNGVVGSSFGMPMPAAFSQQQLPSLVNSLLPMNFGSSFINGPTTASFLHERRFCTPAAGTDLLKDHGLLQDIVPSHMLREE; via the exons ATGGAGAGGAAGGAAGTTACAAAGACGAAGAATCATAACAATATGGGATCATCACCATTTGCTGATCATCTTTCAACTGGTTCTCAGCTTCGAGGCGTATTTGACTTGTACGAGGGAGAGAAGGGGTCATTAGGGTTTATGGAGTTACTGGGTGTTCAAGACTTTGgttcttcttctcctccttcttcttctttatttgatATGGTACAGTTCCAGGCACAGAATCAGGTTCCGTCTAAAGGAGCATCAGCATCTTCAACTGTCAATGTTACAAAGATTGAATGTTCTGAGTTGTTGAATCAGCCGGCGACGCCTAACTCTTCCTCGATTTCATCTGCATCGAGTGAGGCTTTGAATGATGAACAAGTTAAAGTAGAAGAGCATGTACATGAtgaacaaaatcaacaaaaaaccAAGAAACA GTTGAAGCCCAAGAAGACAAATCAGAAACGACAGAGAGAGCCGAGATTCGCGTTCATGACAAAGAGCGAGGTTGATCATCTGGAAGATGGATACCGATGGAGGAAGTACGGTCAGAAGGCCGTTAAGGACAGCCCCTTTCCTAG GAGTTACTATCGTTGCACCAGTGCTTCATGTAATGTGAAGAAAAGAGTGGAGAGATCTTACACTGATCCAAGCATTGTCGTGACGACCTACGAGGGCCAGCACAACCACCCGAGTCCACTCCTACCACGTCCAACCCTTGGCGGTGTTCCTCATGCTGGAAACGGTGTCGTTGGATCCTCTTTTGGTATGCCAATGCCGGCGGCATTCTCTCAGCAACAACTGCCCAGCTTGGTTAATTCCTTGTTGCCTATGAATTTTGGGAGTAGTTTTATCAACGGTCCAACAACTGcttcttttcttcatgagAGGCGTTTCTGCACTCCTGCAGCAGGGACTGATCTGCTTAAGGATCATGGCCTTCTTCAGGACATTGTTCCTTCACATATGCTAAGGGAAGAGTAG
- the LOC102612542 gene encoding flowering time control protein FCA isoform X4 yields the protein MVSLCPSLAGSEGLIILLQIRPLFEEHGNVIEVVLPKDKRTGQQQGYCFVKFTIFEEAGNAIRALNGHYIFPGEQASIKVRFADGEREHPVAPPDKLYVGCLSKQTSKKEIEEVFSPYGHIEDIFIVRDELKQSRGCAFVQFSHREMALAAISGLNGTFTMRGSDQPLVVRIADPKKPRTGELRGNYTFGTPSFGPNFLEPVRPPPNLGNSAGGQILPNVSYRPQHIFNNSHPQVFSNWGNQEAATPIIQQLHCSQQQSSSQLSQLSLQQIQIPQQNSQLSQQAVSDMQKQLHLRQSSTQNVEQQQNSHVIVSESESPRSGNNPQTSASASTIPTVPQSPQVAASPECDWSEHTCPDGNKYYYNCETCESRWDKPEEYLLFEQQIEKQQKLQNGSQSVSSTKEVAQTQEVQLQPHVFRKKVQLQDPSVSASEQDHLQVQTKSSPVVHPTCV from the exons ATGGTCAGCCTATGCCCTTCATTGGCCGGAAGCGAGGGTTTAATCATCCTGCTCCAG ATCCGCCCTTTGTTTGAAGAACACGGGAATGTTATTGAGGTTGTTCTACCCAAGGACAAGAGAACTGGTCAGCAACAAG GGTATTGCTTTGTGAAATTTACGATATTCGAGGAAGCTGGCAATGCTATCAGAGCTCTAAACGgtcattatatttttcctGGG GAACAGGCTTCCATCAAAGTGAGATTTGCTGATGGAGAAAGGGAACACCCTG TGGCTCCTCCGGACAAGTTGTATGTTGGCTGCCTGAGCAAACAAACttcaaaaaaggaaattgagGAA GTATTTTCCCCATATGGTCATATCGAAGATATCTTTATAGTGCGTGATGAGCTGAAGCAAAGTCGTG GATGTGCATTTGTCCAGTTTTCTCATAGAGAAATGGCGCTGGCAGCCATCAGTGGATTGAATGGAACTTTCACGATGAGA GGTTCTGATCAGCCACTGGTTGTTCGAATTGCGGACCCTAAGAAACCAAGGACTGGAGAACTAAG GGGAAATTACACATTTGGCACCCCAAGTTTTGGTCCCAATTTTCTAGAACCAGTTAG GCCACCGCCCAATCTGGGTAATTCAGCAGGAGGGCAGATTCTCCCTAATGTTTCATATCGTCCACAacacattttcaataattcacATCCACAAGTCTTTTCAAATTGGGGAAACCAGGAAGCTGCTACTCCTATCATACAGCAATTACATTGTTCTCAGCAGCAATCATCTTCACAGCTGTCTCAGTTGTCATTACAACAGATACAAATCCCGCAGCAAAATTCTCAATTATCTCAACAAGCAGTCTCTGATATGCAAAAACAGTTGCATCTGAGACAGTCATCAACTCAAAATGTAGAACAGCAGCAGAATTCCCATGTTATCGTGTCAGAATCAGAG TCTCCAAGGAGTGGAAACAATCCTCAGACAAGTGCTAGCGCTTCCACTATTCCTACAGTACCTCAAAGTCCCCAGGTGGCAGCTTCTCCAGAGTGTGACTGGAGTGAACATACCTGCCCCGATGGAAACAAATATTACTACAATTGTGAAACTTGCGAAAGTAGA TGGGATAAGCCCGAGGAGTATCTTTTATTTGAGCAGCAAATAGAGAAGCAGCAAAAGCTGCAAAATGGAAGCCAGTCAGTTTCTTCTACCAAAGAAGTGGCTCAAACCCAAGAAGTGCAGCTTCAGCCGCATGTCTTCCGTAAAAAAGTGCAACTCCAAGACCCTTCTGTGTCTGCATCG GAGCAGGATCACCTGCAAGTTCAGACTAAAAGTAGTCCTGTGGTTCATCCCACCTGTGTTTAG
- the LOC102612542 gene encoding flowering time control protein FCA isoform X1 has translation MEGHVGEYITDPPEFNPNSFSGNYCSWSSDDHRHNFPDNYHSHHRRHYQYDQMSSEPTDFFNGQPMPFIGRKRGFNHPAPDHINDSGIPAKLYVAPVPRTATEEDIRPLFEEHGNVIEVVLPKDKRTGQQQGYCFVKFTIFEEAGNAIRALNGHYIFPGEQASIKVRFADGEREHPVAPPDKLYVGCLSKQTSKKEIEEVFSPYGHIEDIFIVRDELKQSRGCAFVQFSHREMALAAISGLNGTFTMRGSDQPLVVRIADPKKPRTGELRGNYTFGTPSFGPNFLEPVRPPPNLGNSAGGQILPNVSYRPQHIFNNSHPQVFSNWGNQEAATPIIQQLHCSQQQSSSQLSQLSLQQIQIPQQNSQLSQQAVSDMQKQLHLRQSSTQNVEQQQNSHVIVSESESPRSGNNPQTSASASTIPTVPQSPQVAASPECDWSEHTCPDGNKYYYNCETCESRWDKPEEYLLFEQQIEKQQKLQNGSQSVSSTKEVAQTQEVQLQPHVFRKKVQLQDPSVSASEQDHLQVQTKSSPVVHPTCV, from the exons ATGGAGGGACACGTGGGAGAATATATCACTGATCCTCCAGAGTTTAACCCTAATTCATTTTCCGGCAATTATTGTTCTTGGTCCTCCGACGACCACAGACATAATTTTCCCGACAACTACCACAGTCACCACCGCCGGCATTACCAATACGATCAAATGAGCAGCGAGCCGACTGATTTCTTCAATGGTCAGCCTATGCCCTTCATTGGCCGGAAGCGAGGGTTTAATCATCCTGCTCCAG ATCATATCAATGACAGTGGCATTCCTGCGAAACTTTATGTTGCACCGGTTCCCAGAACTGCAACTGAAGAAGAT ATCCGCCCTTTGTTTGAAGAACACGGGAATGTTATTGAGGTTGTTCTACCCAAGGACAAGAGAACTGGTCAGCAACAAG GGTATTGCTTTGTGAAATTTACGATATTCGAGGAAGCTGGCAATGCTATCAGAGCTCTAAACGgtcattatatttttcctGGG GAACAGGCTTCCATCAAAGTGAGATTTGCTGATGGAGAAAGGGAACACCCTG TGGCTCCTCCGGACAAGTTGTATGTTGGCTGCCTGAGCAAACAAACttcaaaaaaggaaattgagGAA GTATTTTCCCCATATGGTCATATCGAAGATATCTTTATAGTGCGTGATGAGCTGAAGCAAAGTCGTG GATGTGCATTTGTCCAGTTTTCTCATAGAGAAATGGCGCTGGCAGCCATCAGTGGATTGAATGGAACTTTCACGATGAGA GGTTCTGATCAGCCACTGGTTGTTCGAATTGCGGACCCTAAGAAACCAAGGACTGGAGAACTAAG GGGAAATTACACATTTGGCACCCCAAGTTTTGGTCCCAATTTTCTAGAACCAGTTAG GCCACCGCCCAATCTGGGTAATTCAGCAGGAGGGCAGATTCTCCCTAATGTTTCATATCGTCCACAacacattttcaataattcacATCCACAAGTCTTTTCAAATTGGGGAAACCAGGAAGCTGCTACTCCTATCATACAGCAATTACATTGTTCTCAGCAGCAATCATCTTCACAGCTGTCTCAGTTGTCATTACAACAGATACAAATCCCGCAGCAAAATTCTCAATTATCTCAACAAGCAGTCTCTGATATGCAAAAACAGTTGCATCTGAGACAGTCATCAACTCAAAATGTAGAACAGCAGCAGAATTCCCATGTTATCGTGTCAGAATCAGAG TCTCCAAGGAGTGGAAACAATCCTCAGACAAGTGCTAGCGCTTCCACTATTCCTACAGTACCTCAAAGTCCCCAGGTGGCAGCTTCTCCAGAGTGTGACTGGAGTGAACATACCTGCCCCGATGGAAACAAATATTACTACAATTGTGAAACTTGCGAAAGTAGA TGGGATAAGCCCGAGGAGTATCTTTTATTTGAGCAGCAAATAGAGAAGCAGCAAAAGCTGCAAAATGGAAGCCAGTCAGTTTCTTCTACCAAAGAAGTGGCTCAAACCCAAGAAGTGCAGCTTCAGCCGCATGTCTTCCGTAAAAAAGTGCAACTCCAAGACCCTTCTGTGTCTGCATCG GAGCAGGATCACCTGCAAGTTCAGACTAAAAGTAGTCCTGTGGTTCATCCCACCTGTGTTTAG
- the LOC102612542 gene encoding flowering time control protein FCA isoform X2, with translation MVSLCPSLAGSEGLIILLQIISMTVAFLRNFMLHRFPELQLKKISALCLKNTGMLLRLFYPRTRELVSNKTSYFSGYCFVKFTIFEEAGNAIRALNGHYIFPGEQASIKVRFADGEREHPVAPPDKLYVGCLSKQTSKKEIEEVFSPYGHIEDIFIVRDELKQSRGCAFVQFSHREMALAAISGLNGTFTMRGSDQPLVVRIADPKKPRTGELRGNYTFGTPSFGPNFLEPVRPPPNLGNSAGGQILPNVSYRPQHIFNNSHPQVFSNWGNQEAATPIIQQLHCSQQQSSSQLSQLSLQQIQIPQQNSQLSQQAVSDMQKQLHLRQSSTQNVEQQQNSHVIVSESESPRSGNNPQTSASASTIPTVPQSPQVAASPECDWSEHTCPDGNKYYYNCETCESRWDKPEEYLLFEQQIEKQQKLQNGSQSVSSTKEVAQTQEVQLQPHVFRKKVQLQDPSVSASEQDHLQVQTKSSPVVHPTCV, from the exons ATGGTCAGCCTATGCCCTTCATTGGCCGGAAGCGAGGGTTTAATCATCCTGCTCCAG ATCATATCAATGACAGTGGCATTCCTGCGAAACTTTATGTTGCACCGGTTCCCAGAACTGCAACTGAAGAAGAT ATCCGCCCTTTGTTTGAAGAACACGGGAATGTTATTGAGGTTGTTCTACCCAAGGACAAGAGAACTGGTCAGCAACAAG ACTTCCTATTTTTCAGGGTATTGCTTTGTGAAATTTACGATATTCGAGGAAGCTGGCAATGCTATCAGAGCTCTAAACGgtcattatatttttcctGGG GAACAGGCTTCCATCAAAGTGAGATTTGCTGATGGAGAAAGGGAACACCCTG TGGCTCCTCCGGACAAGTTGTATGTTGGCTGCCTGAGCAAACAAACttcaaaaaaggaaattgagGAA GTATTTTCCCCATATGGTCATATCGAAGATATCTTTATAGTGCGTGATGAGCTGAAGCAAAGTCGTG GATGTGCATTTGTCCAGTTTTCTCATAGAGAAATGGCGCTGGCAGCCATCAGTGGATTGAATGGAACTTTCACGATGAGA GGTTCTGATCAGCCACTGGTTGTTCGAATTGCGGACCCTAAGAAACCAAGGACTGGAGAACTAAG GGGAAATTACACATTTGGCACCCCAAGTTTTGGTCCCAATTTTCTAGAACCAGTTAG GCCACCGCCCAATCTGGGTAATTCAGCAGGAGGGCAGATTCTCCCTAATGTTTCATATCGTCCACAacacattttcaataattcacATCCACAAGTCTTTTCAAATTGGGGAAACCAGGAAGCTGCTACTCCTATCATACAGCAATTACATTGTTCTCAGCAGCAATCATCTTCACAGCTGTCTCAGTTGTCATTACAACAGATACAAATCCCGCAGCAAAATTCTCAATTATCTCAACAAGCAGTCTCTGATATGCAAAAACAGTTGCATCTGAGACAGTCATCAACTCAAAATGTAGAACAGCAGCAGAATTCCCATGTTATCGTGTCAGAATCAGAG TCTCCAAGGAGTGGAAACAATCCTCAGACAAGTGCTAGCGCTTCCACTATTCCTACAGTACCTCAAAGTCCCCAGGTGGCAGCTTCTCCAGAGTGTGACTGGAGTGAACATACCTGCCCCGATGGAAACAAATATTACTACAATTGTGAAACTTGCGAAAGTAGA TGGGATAAGCCCGAGGAGTATCTTTTATTTGAGCAGCAAATAGAGAAGCAGCAAAAGCTGCAAAATGGAAGCCAGTCAGTTTCTTCTACCAAAGAAGTGGCTCAAACCCAAGAAGTGCAGCTTCAGCCGCATGTCTTCCGTAAAAAAGTGCAACTCCAAGACCCTTCTGTGTCTGCATCG GAGCAGGATCACCTGCAAGTTCAGACTAAAAGTAGTCCTGTGGTTCATCCCACCTGTGTTTAG
- the LOC102612542 gene encoding flowering time control protein FCA isoform X3, whose protein sequence is MTVAFLRNFMLHRFPELQLKKISALCLKNTGMLLRLFYPRTRELVSNKTSYFSGYCFVKFTIFEEAGNAIRALNGHYIFPGEQASIKVRFADGEREHPVAPPDKLYVGCLSKQTSKKEIEEVFSPYGHIEDIFIVRDELKQSRGCAFVQFSHREMALAAISGLNGTFTMRGSDQPLVVRIADPKKPRTGELRGNYTFGTPSFGPNFLEPVRPPPNLGNSAGGQILPNVSYRPQHIFNNSHPQVFSNWGNQEAATPIIQQLHCSQQQSSSQLSQLSLQQIQIPQQNSQLSQQAVSDMQKQLHLRQSSTQNVEQQQNSHVIVSESESPRSGNNPQTSASASTIPTVPQSPQVAASPECDWSEHTCPDGNKYYYNCETCESRWDKPEEYLLFEQQIEKQQKLQNGSQSVSSTKEVAQTQEVQLQPHVFRKKVQLQDPSVSASEQDHLQVQTKSSPVVHPTCV, encoded by the exons ATGACAGTGGCATTCCTGCGAAACTTTATGTTGCACCGGTTCCCAGAACTGCAACTGAAGAAGAT ATCCGCCCTTTGTTTGAAGAACACGGGAATGTTATTGAGGTTGTTCTACCCAAGGACAAGAGAACTGGTCAGCAACAAG ACTTCCTATTTTTCAGGGTATTGCTTTGTGAAATTTACGATATTCGAGGAAGCTGGCAATGCTATCAGAGCTCTAAACGgtcattatatttttcctGGG GAACAGGCTTCCATCAAAGTGAGATTTGCTGATGGAGAAAGGGAACACCCTG TGGCTCCTCCGGACAAGTTGTATGTTGGCTGCCTGAGCAAACAAACttcaaaaaaggaaattgagGAA GTATTTTCCCCATATGGTCATATCGAAGATATCTTTATAGTGCGTGATGAGCTGAAGCAAAGTCGTG GATGTGCATTTGTCCAGTTTTCTCATAGAGAAATGGCGCTGGCAGCCATCAGTGGATTGAATGGAACTTTCACGATGAGA GGTTCTGATCAGCCACTGGTTGTTCGAATTGCGGACCCTAAGAAACCAAGGACTGGAGAACTAAG GGGAAATTACACATTTGGCACCCCAAGTTTTGGTCCCAATTTTCTAGAACCAGTTAG GCCACCGCCCAATCTGGGTAATTCAGCAGGAGGGCAGATTCTCCCTAATGTTTCATATCGTCCACAacacattttcaataattcacATCCACAAGTCTTTTCAAATTGGGGAAACCAGGAAGCTGCTACTCCTATCATACAGCAATTACATTGTTCTCAGCAGCAATCATCTTCACAGCTGTCTCAGTTGTCATTACAACAGATACAAATCCCGCAGCAAAATTCTCAATTATCTCAACAAGCAGTCTCTGATATGCAAAAACAGTTGCATCTGAGACAGTCATCAACTCAAAATGTAGAACAGCAGCAGAATTCCCATGTTATCGTGTCAGAATCAGAG TCTCCAAGGAGTGGAAACAATCCTCAGACAAGTGCTAGCGCTTCCACTATTCCTACAGTACCTCAAAGTCCCCAGGTGGCAGCTTCTCCAGAGTGTGACTGGAGTGAACATACCTGCCCCGATGGAAACAAATATTACTACAATTGTGAAACTTGCGAAAGTAGA TGGGATAAGCCCGAGGAGTATCTTTTATTTGAGCAGCAAATAGAGAAGCAGCAAAAGCTGCAAAATGGAAGCCAGTCAGTTTCTTCTACCAAAGAAGTGGCTCAAACCCAAGAAGTGCAGCTTCAGCCGCATGTCTTCCGTAAAAAAGTGCAACTCCAAGACCCTTCTGTGTCTGCATCG GAGCAGGATCACCTGCAAGTTCAGACTAAAAGTAGTCCTGTGGTTCATCCCACCTGTGTTTAG
- the LOC102612542 gene encoding flowering time control protein FCA isoform X5 encodes MLLRLFYPRTRELVSNKTSYFSGYCFVKFTIFEEAGNAIRALNGHYIFPGEQASIKVRFADGEREHPVAPPDKLYVGCLSKQTSKKEIEEVFSPYGHIEDIFIVRDELKQSRGCAFVQFSHREMALAAISGLNGTFTMRGSDQPLVVRIADPKKPRTGELRGNYTFGTPSFGPNFLEPVRPPPNLGNSAGGQILPNVSYRPQHIFNNSHPQVFSNWGNQEAATPIIQQLHCSQQQSSSQLSQLSLQQIQIPQQNSQLSQQAVSDMQKQLHLRQSSTQNVEQQQNSHVIVSESESPRSGNNPQTSASASTIPTVPQSPQVAASPECDWSEHTCPDGNKYYYNCETCESRWDKPEEYLLFEQQIEKQQKLQNGSQSVSSTKEVAQTQEVQLQPHVFRKKVQLQDPSVSASEQDHLQVQTKSSPVVHPTCV; translated from the exons ATGTTATTGAGGTTGTTCTACCCAAGGACAAGAGAACTGGTCAGCAACAAG ACTTCCTATTTTTCAGGGTATTGCTTTGTGAAATTTACGATATTCGAGGAAGCTGGCAATGCTATCAGAGCTCTAAACGgtcattatatttttcctGGG GAACAGGCTTCCATCAAAGTGAGATTTGCTGATGGAGAAAGGGAACACCCTG TGGCTCCTCCGGACAAGTTGTATGTTGGCTGCCTGAGCAAACAAACttcaaaaaaggaaattgagGAA GTATTTTCCCCATATGGTCATATCGAAGATATCTTTATAGTGCGTGATGAGCTGAAGCAAAGTCGTG GATGTGCATTTGTCCAGTTTTCTCATAGAGAAATGGCGCTGGCAGCCATCAGTGGATTGAATGGAACTTTCACGATGAGA GGTTCTGATCAGCCACTGGTTGTTCGAATTGCGGACCCTAAGAAACCAAGGACTGGAGAACTAAG GGGAAATTACACATTTGGCACCCCAAGTTTTGGTCCCAATTTTCTAGAACCAGTTAG GCCACCGCCCAATCTGGGTAATTCAGCAGGAGGGCAGATTCTCCCTAATGTTTCATATCGTCCACAacacattttcaataattcacATCCACAAGTCTTTTCAAATTGGGGAAACCAGGAAGCTGCTACTCCTATCATACAGCAATTACATTGTTCTCAGCAGCAATCATCTTCACAGCTGTCTCAGTTGTCATTACAACAGATACAAATCCCGCAGCAAAATTCTCAATTATCTCAACAAGCAGTCTCTGATATGCAAAAACAGTTGCATCTGAGACAGTCATCAACTCAAAATGTAGAACAGCAGCAGAATTCCCATGTTATCGTGTCAGAATCAGAG TCTCCAAGGAGTGGAAACAATCCTCAGACAAGTGCTAGCGCTTCCACTATTCCTACAGTACCTCAAAGTCCCCAGGTGGCAGCTTCTCCAGAGTGTGACTGGAGTGAACATACCTGCCCCGATGGAAACAAATATTACTACAATTGTGAAACTTGCGAAAGTAGA TGGGATAAGCCCGAGGAGTATCTTTTATTTGAGCAGCAAATAGAGAAGCAGCAAAAGCTGCAAAATGGAAGCCAGTCAGTTTCTTCTACCAAAGAAGTGGCTCAAACCCAAGAAGTGCAGCTTCAGCCGCATGTCTTCCGTAAAAAAGTGCAACTCCAAGACCCTTCTGTGTCTGCATCG GAGCAGGATCACCTGCAAGTTCAGACTAAAAGTAGTCCTGTGGTTCATCCCACCTGTGTTTAG